One window of the Melanotaenia boesemani isolate fMelBoe1 chromosome 14, fMelBoe1.pri, whole genome shotgun sequence genome contains the following:
- the mysm1 gene encoding histone H2A deubiquitinase MYSM1 produces MEDEVDVDIEGDDFGNSLSEMDGGLLQGDFTQSAGKGSSWMLPWELDSSISPENREVIERMLLEEQYYLTGKGIPDQILHSDANNKPKMKKSPAKSSASASAASRWSKQEKELFEKGLAQFGRRWTKIAKLVGSRTVLQVKSYARQYFKHKTKSEPGAAAPPTGPVQHLQPLQPMSGHTSTLTNAVRIERLSDDEDVDITDDLSEDEKADERQTETKIQIEEAGLSGTESIHDTKDRSSPSPLSLQTPQPSSSLVSSEDIEVNRLDENVNKTASIFPLSPQTETQTDSKQTFDADGGQNSQHDISVQMGQLDEADGDFKDFADKVETDGPEKDQEEQEDEDEEDEELKAPEQEIEMDMETITEDEKQAIPEFFEGRPSKTPERYLKIRNYILDQWLKSRPKYLNKTSVRPGLKNCGDVNCIGRIHTYLELIGAINFNCEQAVYNRPKVVDRTRIKEGKEVLEAYQLAQRLQSMRTRKRRVRDLWGNWCDAKDLEGQTFEHLSAEELALRREEMKKQPKPCKMSRYRGSFDPFQLIPCRSFEDDVQEPFQVIVCAETLLIMDMHAHVSRGEVIGLLGGTFNEEAKVLKICAAEPCNSVSTGLQCEMDPVSQTLACDVLSSLGLNVVGWYHSHPSFHPNPSVRDINTQDQFQSYFSRGGAPFIGMIVSPYDPANPSPHSQITCLLVKESQEPSGPHKLPYRFDFLSSQDTPDWEQIMRRAQWIIHKYAQAPGNVQMDRLYRRDSHLTCLEKMLASMVRYLEPLPNREGDPFLTQIQSLFWSDFITKQQSSDKEGEPPMDSDDIGADQLISQETPQEGRGDVETNSSTVLHLGSVLSAEHDYLL; encoded by the exons TGAGATGGATGGAGGTTTGCTCCAGGGGGACTTCACACAGTCTGCGGGGAAGGGCAGCTCCTGGATGCTG CCCTGGGAGCTGGACAGCTCAATCAGCCCAGAGAACAGAGAAGTGATCGAGAGGATGCTGCTGGAGGAACA ATATTATTTGACAGGTAAGGGGATTCCTGACCAGATTTTACACAGTGATGCAAACAATAAACCCAAAATGAAGAA GTCTCCAGCCAAGAGCTCAGCCTCAGCCTCTGCTGCATCGCGCTGGTCCAAACAGGAGAAAGAACTGTTTGAGAAAGGACTG gcTCAGTTTGGTCGAAGGTGGACTAAGATTGCGAAACTGGTGGGCAGTAGGACTGTTCTTCAGGTCAAGAGTTATGCCAGGCAGTATTTCAAACACAAG ACTAAATCAGAGCCCGGAGCTGCAGCTCCACCTACAGGTCCTGTGCAGCACCTACAACCTCTGCAGCCCATGTCCGGCCACACGTCCACTCTGACCAATGCTGTCCGCATAGAGAGGCTTTCTGATGACGAGGATGTCGACATCACGGATGACCTAAGCGAGGATGAGAAGGCAGATGAGAGACAAACTGAGACCAAGATCCAAATAGAAGAGGCGGGTCTGAGTGGGACAGAGAGCATCCATGATACAAAGGACCGGTCCAGTCCGAGCCCTCTTTCTCTGCAAACTCCTCAACCCTCATCTTCTCTTGTTTCCTCAGAGGATATTGAAGTAAACAGACTAGATGAGAATGTGAATAAAACAGCATCTATTTTCCCATTAAGCcctcagacagaaacacaaacagactCAAAGCAGACATTTGATGCAGATGGAGGCCAGAACTCCCAGCATGACATCTCAGTGCAGATGGGTCAGCTGGATGAAGCTGATGGGGACTTCAAAG attttGCTGATAAGGTTGAGACTGATGGACCAGAGAAAGACCAGGAGGAGCAAGAAGATGAAGACGAGGAAGATGAGGAGCTTAAGGCCCCGGAGCAAGAAATAGAGATGGATATGGAAACCATTACAGAGGATGAGAAACAAGCTATCCCAGAGTTCTTTGAGGGACGACCATCCAAAACTCCTGAAAGATATCTGAAGATTAGAAACTACATCCTGGATCAGTG GCTGAAAAGCAGACCCAAGTACCTGAACAAGACGTCGGTCCGACCTGGTCTGAAGAACTGTGGAGATGTCAACTGCATTGGAAGAATACACACCTACCTGGAGCTCATAGGGGCCATCAACTTCAATTGTG AGCAAGCGGTCTATAACCGCCCCAAGGTGGTGGACCGCACCAGGATAAAGGAGGGCAAGGAAGTTCTGGAGGCCTATCAGCTTGCCCAGAGATTACAGAGTATG CGGACCAGGAAGCGGCGTGTGCGAGACTTATGGGGGAACTGGTGTGACGCTAAAGATTTGGAGGGACAGACGTTTGAG CATCTCAGTGCTGAAGAATTGGCTCTGAGGAGGGAGGAGATGAAAAAGCAGCCTAAACCCTGCAAGATGTCAAGATACAGAGG GTCTTTTGATCCCTTCCAGCTGATCCCCTGCAGGTCTTTTGAAGATGATGTACAG GAACCATTCCAGGTCATTGTGTGTGCTGAGACGCTTCTCATCATGGACATG CATGCTCATGTGTCACGAGGGGAAGTCATTGGTTTGCTGGGTGGAACGTTTAATGAGGAAGCAAAAGTACTGAAG ATCTGTGCAGCGGAGCCGTGCAACAGTGTGAGCACAGGTCTGCAGTGTGAGATGGACCCGGTGTCTCAGACACTGGCCTGTGATGTGCTGTCCTCTCTGGGTCTCAATGTGGTGGGATGGTACCATTCCCACCCATCTTTCCACCCAAACCCGTCAGTGCGGGACATAAACACACAGGACCAATTCCAG AGTTATTTCTCACGTGGCGGAGCCCCTTTCATCGGGATGATAGTGAGCCCATATGATCCAGCCAatccctccccccactcccaaATTACCTGCTTGTTGGTAAAAGAGAGCCAGGAGCCCTCAGGCCCCCACA AGCTTCCCTACAGATTTGACTTCCTGTCATCACAAGACACCCCTGACTGGGAACAAATCATGAGGAGGGCTCAGTGGATCATTCATAAATATGCTCAAGCACCTGG GAATGTCCAGATGGACAGATTATACCGGAGAGACTCCCATCTCACCTGTTTGGAGAAG ATGTTGGCATCTATGGTGAGATATTTGGAACCCCTACCAAACAGGGAGGGAGACCCCTTCCTCACTCAGATCCAGTCCCTCTTCTGGTCAGACTTCATCACAAAGCAGCAATCATCAGACAAGGAAGGAGAACCACCAATGGACTCTGATGACATTggtgctgatcagctgatcagtcaGGAGACGCCCCAGGAAGGAAGAGGAGACGTAGAGACAAACAGCAGCACAGTGTTGCATCTAGGCTCTGTGTTGTCGGCAGAACATGACTATTTACTGTGA